In Carya illinoinensis cultivar Pawnee chromosome 7, C.illinoinensisPawnee_v1, whole genome shotgun sequence, the following are encoded in one genomic region:
- the LOC122314676 gene encoding uncharacterized protein LOC122314676, producing MARPNFHALGVLHNSSDGQLVHSPCSVRRALLHQRQEQRVHKVSEASLRMLDACGTAQDVLLLVKEQLKDLQFTFGRGRIGEPEIGNKIAAYNLGRKMLKIETLNRLNSLKGMKIKGVRNKCINPHLSSIDDNLKGVVNVLKEVRMTAISIMEVLLSLISISWLDHKSVKWSFASRLVRFNSHRLNIICDLMALQDTNKRLEAVEIAIEDLEVELECMFRRLIQIRVSLLNILTN from the coding sequence ATGGCACGCCCAAATTTTCATGCTCTTGGAGTTTTGCACAACTCTTCCGACGGCCAGCTTGTCCACTCACCCTGCTCCGTTCGACGAGCTCTTTTGCACCAACGACAAGAACAAAGGGTTCATAAGGTCTCGGAGGCATCTCTAAGGATGTTGGACGCCTGCGGCACTGCTCAAGATGTTCTCTTACTCGTCAAAGAACAACTCAAAGATCTTCAATTTACGTTTGGTCGGGGGCGCATTGGCGAGCCGGAAATTGGCAACAAGATTGCAGCTTATAATCTCGGTAGAAAGATGTTGAAGATAGAAACATTGAATCGCTTGAATTCTTTAAAAGGCATGAAGATAAAAGGTGTGAGGAACAAGTGCATTAATCCGCACCTCTCATCAATAGATGACAACCTTAAAGGCGTAGTGAATGtgctaaaggaagtgagaatGACTGCTATTTCTATAATGGAGGTACTGTTGTCCCTCATTTCCATATCATGGCTAGATCACAAATCGGTTAAATGGTCGTTTGCTTCGAGGCTTGTTCGCTTTAATAGCCATAGACTAAACATTATTTGCGATTTGATGGCGCTCCAGGATACGAATAAAAGACTGGAGGCCGTGGAGATTGCCATTGAAGATCTTGAAGTGGAGTTGGAGTGCATGTTTAGGCGTTTGATTCAGATAAGAGTTTCACTTCTCAACATTCTAACAAACTAG